AGGCCTTCAAGATCCGTTCGTAATTGACGCGCTCGTGGGCGGCGTGAGGATCGACGATCAGCAGCCCGTCCGGCGTGGAAAAGACCAGATAGCCCTGAGGCAGCTGGGCGAGATAAAGTTTCCCGTCCGGCGCGGCGCTTTCCGCAGCAGACATGTCGCCAGACGGCGGAACCGAAACGGTCTGACGATAGGAAGCGAAAGGCAGACGTTCGCCGCTCGCCTCCTGCGAACCTCGCGCCGCGAACGCGTTCGGCGACGCGGCGCGGAACACCGGTTCTTCCAGGCGCGAAAACGGATGCGGCTCGCGTTCGGGCAGGCGGCGCCACGCCGTGGAACCGCCCGGCGCCGTCGGCCCGCCGACGGAAAAAGATTCTGCCAGCGCGTCGAACGGAGGCGAAGAAAACGGCATGCGATCGCCGCGCCCACGGATCGGCGCGTCGGAAAATCCCTTGGCAAGACGCTCCGCCGCTTTGCGGATCAGATCGTACACCTCTCCGGAACGGCGGAACAGGATCTCCGACTTCGCCGGATGGACGTTGACGTCCACGTCTTCCGCCGGCAGCGAAAGCATGACCAGCCAGTTGCCGCGCGTCGCCCAGTGGAAACCCTGGATCGCCGAACGGATCACCGCGTCGCTGACGCGGCGGCCGTTCACGAACGAGATCAGCTGGAAGCGGCTCTGCGGCCCCAGATCCTGCCACCACAGCCGCACGGCGGACGCCGCGGCTTCGAAAGCGGAAGCGCGGATCTCGGGTTCGTCGCCCCACATCTGCGCCAGCAATTTCTCGACGCTGCCGCCGCCCGAACTCTTGAAGACGCTCTTGCCGTCGTGGACCAACGAGAACGCGACGGCGGGATAGGCGAACGCGTAGTCCTGGACCAGGCGCGAAATGCGGCGGAACTCCGCCGCGGCCGTCTTGAGGAACTTGCGCCGCGCCGGCAGATTATAGAAAAGATCCTTGACGACCACCGTCGTGCCAGGACGCAGCGGCACCGCCGTGACGCGGGGCACGCCGTTTTCATAGTGCAGCGAAGCGCCTTCGGTCAGTTCGGGGCAACGGCTGTAGATTTCGAAGTGACTGACGGCGCAGACGCTGCTCAGCGCTTCGCCGCGATACCCCAGCGTGGAAATCGCCTCGAGGTCCGCCTCGCTGCTGATCTTGCTGGTGGCGTGTTTTTCCACCGCCAGGGGCAGTTCTTCCGGGACGATGCCGCCGCCGTTGTCCTTCACGGAGATCAGCACCTTGCCGCCCTGCCCCAGTTCCACGTCGATGGCCGTCGCGCCGGCGTCGAGGCTGTTTTCGATCAGTTCCTTGACGACGGAAAGCGGCCGCTCGATCACCTCGCCGGCGGCGATCTTGCGCGAAAGCCCGTCGGGCAGTCGATGAATTCCCATCATTCACACCTCAGCTTTCTGGCCCGCGAGACCAGCCGGTAAATCTGGTCGAGCGCGTCCCGCGGCGTCATCTGATCGGGTTCGAGCGAAGCCACCTCTTCGATGAAAGCGTCACCGGAAAGATCGAACATGCTCACCTGCGCCGACGGCGCAAAACGGTTCGGATCGCCGCGCCCCCCGGCGGTTCGGATTCCAAGCGCTCGAGGATCTCATGAGCGCGTTTGAGCACCACCCGCGGCAGCCCGGCGATGCGGGCGACCTCGATACCGTAGGATCGGTCGGCCGGCCCCGGCTGTATTTTGTGCAGAAAACGCACGCCCTCGTCGGTCTCCTCCACGCCCATACTCAGGTTGAAAAGCCCCGGCATGGTCTTTTCGAGATCCGTCAGTTCGTGATAATGCGTGGCGAAAAGCACGAACGGCTGGACGCCGCAAAGGTTGTGCAGATACTCGATCACGGACCAGGCGATGCTCATGCCGTCGTACGTCGAAGTGCCGCGCCCGATCTCGTCGAGGATGACCTCGCTGCGGGCCGTGACGTTGTGGAGGATGTTCGCGGTCTCCATCATCTCGACCATGAACGTGCTGTTGCCGCGCGCCAGCTCGTCGCGCGCGCCGATGCGGGTGAACAGGCGGTCGGTCAGCGGCAGGCGGGCAGACGCCGCCGGCACGTAGCTGCCGGCCTGCGCCATGATCTGCAAAATCGCGGCCATGCGCAGATACGTCGATTTGCCCGCCATGTTGGGCCCGGTGACGATGGCCGTCCGCCGCGTCAGATCCATTTTCAGGTCGTTCGGGATGCAGGGCTGGCCGCGCAGCGCCCGTTCGACCATCGGATGGCGGCCTTCGCGGATCTCGAGGACCCGCTCTTCGACGACTTCGGGACGGCAGTAGCCGCGTTCCCGCGCCGTGCGCGCGAACGAGTTCAGCACGTCCAGCTGGGACAGTGCGCGGCCGAGCCGCTGAATGGCGTCGGTCCGTTCGAGACAGGCCGCGGTCAGCTCGTCGAAGATACGCTGCTCGATCTCCGCGATCTTGGAATCCGCCTGCAAGCGGCGTTCCTCGTATTCCTTCAGTTCGGGAGAAATGTAGCGCTCGGCGTTGACCAGCGTCTGCTTGCGCACGTACTCCGGCGGGATTTCCGCATTTTCCGCTTTGGCACGGGAAATCTCGATGTAAAATCCGTAAACTTTGTTGTACCCGACTTTCAATTTCGTCAGGCCGATACGTTTTTTTTCCCGCTCCGCAAAGTCGTCGAGCCACGCGTCGCCGCTGTCGCCGAGAGAACGCCATTGATCGAGTTCCTCGTCGCAGCCGGGCGCGGCGATGGCGCCAAAACTCAGGGCGCGCGGCAGTTCCGGCAGCAAGAATCTGTCAAGCCGGGCGCGCAGTCCCTCCAGTTCGCCGGGAGCCGGCAACGCGACCGAACGGCACATTTCGCCCAGCGCCGCGTTGATTTCCGGGTGTACGTCCAGCGTGTCGCGGATCGCGCCGAGATCGCGCGGATTGGCGCTTTTCATGTGCAGGCGCGCGATGGCGCGTTCCACGTCGCGGCATTTCCCCAGCAGCTCGGCCAGAGAACGCGAGACATCTTCGTGGTCGTACAGTTCCTGAACGGAATCCAGGCGTTCGTCGATCCTCTCGATCGAACAGAGCGGACGGGCAAGCCAATCGTGAAGGAGTTTCTTCCCGAACGGCGTGGCGCACTCGTTCATGCACTCGAACAGCGACGCTTCGCCGCCCCAGAGGTCGAGATTGTTCTGCGTATGCCAGTCGAGGTGCATGAACCCCTCCGGCAGGATCTGGGAAATGCTTCTGATGTGGGCCGCCTTCGAGAAACTGGTCTCCTCCGCGTAGCTCACCAGCGCGCTGACGGCGCCGATGCGCGGGTCGCCGCGGCGCAGGCCGAAACCCTCGAGGGAATTGACGTTCCACAGCTGGCACAGCCGCGCCAGTCCGATCTCGGGATCGAAATCTTCCGCCGACATCTCGGAATACGACCAGCCCGGATGGGCTTCGACCTTTTCCCGATAGCCCCGTCCGCGCGGGATCAAAATTTCGCGCGGCGCAAAGGACAGCAGCACCGACCAGGCTTCCTGCGGGGGAAACGTCCCCACCTGCACCGTCGAGGCGCTCGGCGTCAGAAAGCCGACGGTCCACTGGTCATGTCCCAGAAGCAACGAGGCCAGCGACGAGTTGACGGGGCCTTCCTCAGGGATGAAAGTCCCCGGCGTCAGGATCTTGACGACCTCCCGTTCCACCAGCGTGCGTCCGTCGGGCGGCGTCATCTGTTCGCAGACGGCGATCTTGTAACCCTTTTCGATCAGGCGCGCGGCGTATTGATCCACCGCGTGGTGCGGCACGCCGGCCATCGGCATGTTCCTGTTCGAGTCGCGCGCGGTCAGGGCGATGTCGAGTTCGCGCGAGACGAGCTTGGCGTCGTCGAAGAAACACTCGAAGAAATCCCCCATGCGGAAAAAGAGCACGCAGTCGGGATATTTGTTTTTCCAATAAAAGTACTGTTCCAGCATCGGCGTCATCTTGGCGGGTATTTGCTGGACGGGCGCTTTGGGTTCCGTCATCTAAAATCGGTCAGCTCCTTTCGCATCCATATAGCTTTGCAGGATCACCGCGGCGGCGATCTTGTCGACGGACTGTTTGCGCTTGCGGCGCGACACGTTGCCTTCGAGCAGGTAGCCCGTGGCGGTGCAGGTGCTGTAACGCTCGTCCCAATATTTCACGGCGATCATGGGAAAGCGCCGCTGGATCGCCTTCACCACGTCCTGCACGCGCTGCGCCGAGGGGCCGATCGTCCCGTCTTCGCGGATCGGCAGCCCGACGAGCAGACAGCCTGTGTCGTAACGCTCGAAAGCGCGCTCCAGCTCGTCCATCCAAGGCCCCTCCGCTTTCCAGACAGCGATCCCCTGAGCGAACATGCCCAGGGGATCGCTGACTGCCACGCCGATCCTCACAGTTCCGACGTCGAGGCAGATAATTCGGGGCATCGTCAAGCTCCGATGAATTTCGCAACGAGATCGACCGCGGCGGCGATCGCCGCGTCGATTTTGGCCGGCTCTTTGCCGCCGGCCTGCGCCATGTTCGGACGGCCGCCGCCGCTTCCGCCGACCAAAGCGGCCAATTCCTTGACGATCTTGCCGGCGTGGAGTTTTTTCTTTTGCGCTTCCTCGCCGAGCATGCAGAGGATCTGCACTTTGTCCTCCGCCGCTTTGGAGAAGACCACGAATACGGCTTTGGGATCGCCGTCCTTGAACTTGTCGCCGGATTCGCGCAACAGCTCCATGTCCTGTCCGTCCACGCGACCGATATAAAGGTTGACGGCGCCGCCGGCAAGCGCCTTTTTCGCGATCAGTCCGTCGATGCTGCCGGCAAGTCTGGCGCGGGACATCCCGTCGATCTGGCGTTTGAGTTCCTTGATCTCCTCTTCCATGCCCCTGACCTTTTCGATCAGCAGCGGCCGTTTGACGGCCAGGCGCGCGGAAAGTTCGTCGGCGGTGCGGCTCAGTTCCTGAAGCAGGCGCACCGTGGTCATGCCCGTCACCGCCGTGATGCGGCGGATGCCGGAGCCGATGCTCTCTTCGCTGACGATCTTCAGAGAACCGATCGTGCCCGAGGACGAAACGTGAGTGCCGCCGCACAGCTCGCTGGAGAAATCGCCGACGGAGACGACGCGCACGGTCTGGCCGTATTTCTCTTCGAACAGCGCCTTGGCGCCGCTGGCTTTGGCCGCTTCGAGATCCGTCACGACGGTGGTGACCGGCCGGTCGGTCAGGATCGTCGCGTTGGCGAGCGTCTCGATCTCCTCGAGCTGTTCGTGGCTCGGCGCTTCGTAATGGGTGTAGTCGAAGCGCAGGAAGCGGTCGGACACGAGCGAACCGTTCTGGCGCACGTGCCCGCCCAGCACCTTGCCGAGCACGGCGTGCAGGATGTGCGTGGCCGTATGGTTGCGGGCGACGGCAAGATGCCGGTCCGCGTCGACCTGCGCGAGGACGCTCTGACCGACGCGAAGCGTCCCTTTGGTGACGGCGACTGTCTGCATGTTCAGCTCGCCGAAGGGGTGCGTGCTGTCCTTCACGACCGCGAGAACGCCGTCGCCCTTGATCAGCCCCGTGTCGCCGATCTGGCCGCCGCGCTCGGCGTAAAACGGCGAACTTTCGAGGAGGACCATGCCCTCCTCGCCTTCGCCGAGAGCGTCGACTTTCCGTCCCTCCCTGACGAGCGCGCGGACCTTTGTATTGCATTCGCTCTTTTCGTAGCCGACGAAATCCGTGGCGCCGAATTCGTTGGCCAGAGCGTTGAACACGTTCCCCTTGATGACGTTGTTGGCGATCTGCTTGCTGGAGCTGCGGGCGCGCTCGCGCTGCTGCTCCATCTCCTTTTTGAACTCCTCTTCGTCGACCGACACGCCGCGCTCGGCGCAGATCTCGCGAGTCAATTCCAGAGGGAAACCGAACGTATCGTACAGCTGGAAGGCCGCCGCGCCGCTGAGAGTCTTTCCGGCGCTTTCGAGCGCCGCTTTGACTTCGGCGTCGAGCAGCTCGCTGCCCTGGCGGATCGTTTTGCCGAAGCCGTTCTCCTCGATCTCGACGATCTTCTCGATGGTGAGCCGGTTTTCCCCGAGTTCGGCGTAGGGATCGCCCATCAGTTCGATCACGGCGGGAATCACGTCGTTGATGAACGGCTTGTTGATGCCGATCAGGCGTCCGTAGCGGGCGGCGCGGCGGATCAGACGGCGCAGCACGTAGCCCTGGCCGTCGTTGGCCGGCAGAATGCCGTCGGCGATCATGAAGCAGACGGCGCGGACATGGTCGGAGATGACCTTCAGCGCCAGATCGCTCTGACCGTTCTCGCCGTACCTGACGCCGGCGATATCGCCGGCTTTTTTCATGAGCGGCGTGAAGAGATCCGTCTCGAAGTCGTTGCGCACGCCCTGGATCAGCGAGGCAAGGCGCTCGAGCCCCATGCCGGTGTCGATGTTCTTGCGGGGCAGCGGCTTGAAGCTGCCGTCGGCCTGCCGGTCGTACTGCGTGAAGACGTGGTTCCAGATCTCGAGAAAACGATCGCAGTCGCAGCCGGGATGGCAGTCGGGACCGCAGGAAAATTCTTCTCCCTGATCGTAGAGGATCTCGGAATCGGGGCCGCACGGTCCCTGCGGCCCCATGAACCAGAAGTTCTCGTCTTCGCCGTTGAGGACGAGATGGGATTCGGGCATGCCGATCTCCTTGGTCCAGATGTCGAAGGCCTCCTGATCGTCCTTGTAGATCGTCGCGTACATACGGCCGCCGTCGAGTCCAAGAACCTGCGTGAGGAACTCCCAGCCCCAGGTCAGCGACTCGCGCTTGAAATAGCCGCCCCAGGAGAAATTGCCCAGCATTTCGAAAAACGTGTGATGCCGCGCGGTATGGCCGACGTTCTCGATGTCGTTGGTGCGCACGCACTTCTGCGAGGTCACGGCGCGGGCGTATTCCGGCTCCTCGAGGCCGAGATAATACTTCTTGAAAGGCACCATGCCGGCGATGGTGAACAGAAGCGAGGGATCGTCGGGCACGAGCGAAAAGCTCTTGTAATGGTGAGCCCCTTTCGATTCCCAGAAATTTACGAACAACTGACGGATTTCCTTACCGCTGCGATACTGCACGGATGTTCCCTCCTGCACATTTTTAAGAGAAATAATGACGGCGGCGCGAGCTGCCGGAGATTCTTCAAGATTTTGCAGCCAGCAGCCAGGCGCGCTGCGCCGAACTGGCCGCGCGGATTTCCCGCTCGGGACGGGGGACGAACGCCCGATCCCTGACGATCCAGCCGCCCCCGCAGAGAACGTGTTTGACGTCGCCGGAACCGCCGGCGTACACGACGTAGCTGGACATGTTTTCCTCATCGGCGCCGAGATAATGGAGCGCCGTCAGGTCGACGGCCGTCAGATCGGCCGCCCAGCCCTCGGCGAGCCGCCCCACTCTTTCGTAACCGAACGCCCGCGCCCCCTGATACGTCGCGCAGTCGATCAGCTGCCGCGAGGAAACGGCCAGCGGATCGCGGCCGACGCCCTTGTGGATCAGCGAAGCGAGCCGCATCTCGTCCCACAGATCGAGACGGTTGTTGCTGGCGGCGCCGTCGGTCCCCAGCGCCACGTGAACGCCTTTCTCCAGCATGGCCGGAACCGGCGCCACGCCGCTGCCAAGCTTGAGATTGGACGCCGGACAATGCGCCACGGTGATGTTGTCGTGAGCGGCCAGATAGTCGAGCTCGTCTTCCCTGAACTGCACGCCGTGCGCAAGGACCAGGCGCGGTACGGCGGCGAGGCCGGTCTTTTCGAGATATTCGACGGGCGTCATTTTCAGCGTGTCGGAGAGGTAGCCGCGCTCCCATTCCGCCTCGAGGAAATGCGTCTGCAAGGGCAGATTTTTTCTTTTCGCCTCGGCGGCGCATTCGCTGACGAACTCGAACGGCACGGTGTACGGCGCGTGCGGATCGATGCTGTTGATGATCCGCGGCCCCCGCATCTCCGCAAAATCGCGGTAAAGCGTCTGTTTGAAGCGGGCCGGATCGCGCACGACGCCGACGGAAACGGAACAGCGCATGCCCAGCTCGTTCACGGCGCGGGCGACCTGATCCATATGGTAGTACATGTCGGTAAAGCCGGTCACGCCGCACGTGGCCATCTCGCACATGGCCTGAACGGCGCCGGCGTAGACCACTTCGTCGGTCAAATGCTCTTCCAGCGGCCAGATCTTCTGTTCCAGCCACTCCATCAGCGGGCGCTCTTCGCCGAGCCCGCGCAGCAGCGTCATCGCCGCGTGGCAATGAGCGTTGAAAAAGCCCGGCAAAAGGAGCGTTTCGCCTTTGCCGTCTATCACTTCGCATTTTTCGCCGCTCAACGACCCCGGGGCGGCGATTTTTTTTATGCGTTCCCCCTCGACGAGCAGATCGGCGCGCACAGCGCGCTCCATCGTGCCGTCGAGAAGATAAACGTTGCGGAACAGGATCGCCATTTTAGTCTTCGCGCCAGTCGGCCATATAGGCGCGCTGTTCGTCGGTCATACGCTCGAGGGACAGTCCCATGGAAGCGAGCTTCGTCTCCATGACCGCCGCGTCGATCTCCGCCGGCACGTCCATCAGCCCGGCCTTGAGCGCGCGGCCGTGTTCGTTCACGTAGAGAGCGGATTCGAGCTGGAGCGCGAAGCTGAGATCCATGATCTCGATCGGATGTCCGTCGCCGCAGGCCAGATTGACCAGGCGTCCTTCGCCGAGCAGATTGAGACGGCGCCCGTCGGGCATCGTAAAAGTCTCTATGTTCGTCCGCGCCGATTCGCGCCTGACGGCCAGCGCCGCCAGCTCCTGCTTGTCGATCTCGACGTCGAAATGTCCGGCGTTGCCCATGATCGCGTTGTCCTTCATGAGCCGGAAATGTTCCGCCCTGATCACGTGCGTGTTGCCGGTGAACGTGAGGAAAATATCTCCCAGCGGCGCCGCCTGGGCCATGGTCATCAGCTCGTTGCCGTCCATGACCGCTTCGAACGCGCGGTGCGGATCCAGCTCGGTGACGACGACGCGGGCGCCGAGCGCGCGGGCGCGCATGGCCGCGCCGCGGCCGCACCAGCCGTAACCGGCGATGACCACGGTCTTGCCCGCCACGAGGATGTTGGTCGTGCGCATGAAGCCGTCCCACACCGACTGCCCGGTGCCGTAGCGGTTGTCGAAAAGATATTTGCTGTGAGCGTCGTTCACGGAAATCACCGGAAATGGCAGGATCCCCTGCCGTTCCATGGCCTTCAGGCGCTTGACGCCGGAGGTCGTTTCCTCGGAAGCGCCCTTGACGGCGGGGATCAAATCCTTCATGTCGGAAAGGACCGTCGCCACCAGATCGGCGCCGTCGTCGGCGATGACGGCGGGACCGAAAGCCAGCGTATCGCGCAGATAGCGGCGATACTCTTCGCCGCTCATGGCGTGGCGGCTGAACACGGAAACGCCCGAATCGACGAGAGCGGCGCAAATATCGTCCTGCGTGGAAAGCGGATTGCTGCCGGCCGCGCGGACTTCGGCGCCCAGCTCTTTGAACGTCCGCAGCAGGCAGGCGGTTTTCGCTTCCAGGTGAAGACAGGCTGAAAGTTTCACGCCTTTCAGCGGCTGCGAAGCGGCGTAACGCGATTTCAGGGCGTTGAGCACCGGCATGGAGCGCCACGCCCAGTCCATCTTGGCATGGCCGCCCGGAGCGAGAGAACGATCGGCGATTTTATAATCCATCATGAATTCTCCTTCACTGTATATGCGCATCTTTTCCGTTCACGCCGCGCGGCTCCACGGAATCCACGCGCCCTTTCACGTCGCCGTCGAGCGTCTGCACGACGATGGCGTCGCCGCACCGCACCTGGACGCTGGAGAGCAGCGGTCTGCCGCCGCTCATGACCAGGCTGTAGCCGCGACGCGCCAGAAGCGCGGGCGAGAGATTCCTCAGAGAACGCTCGTATCCGTCGAGCTGCCCTTGCCTCTGTCGAAGTTCGGCGCGCGCGTGGAACGTCGTTTTTTCGTCGAGATCGTCAAGACGCTGCGCCGCGTTTTCCAGCAGACGCCCCAGAAAATTCCTCATGTTTTCCTCACGGCTGGCAAGCATCTGCCTTTCATTGCGCAGGCCGTGGTCTGCGTGCATATGAAGAAGACGCGCGCATTCCGCCAGGCCGCCCAACTCCCGCATACGATCGGGGAACACCGACGCGGCGGCGGCCGTCGGCGTCGGTTCGCGCCGGTCGGCGGCCAGATTGCACAGCGACCAGTCGACTTCGTGCCCCACGCCGCACACGACGGGGACGGGACAGCGGGCGACTTCCCGCACCAGCTCCTCGTCGTCGAACGGATTGAGATCCTCCTTGGCGCCGCCGCCGCGCACCAGAAGCACGACCTCTACCCCCGCCAGAGCCGAAACCCGTCTCATCGCCGCGGCGGCGCTTTCGGCCGCACGGACGCCCTGCACGAGACAAGGAACGACGATCAGCTCGGCGGCGGGGAAACGGGTGCGGAACTGCCGGATCACGTCCTGAACGGCAGCCCCCGTGTCGGAGGTGACGCAGGCCGCGCGCCGCGGATAACGCGGCAGGGAGCGTTTGCGCGCGGGAGCGAAAAGCCCTTCCTTTTCCAGTTTGAGACGGAGCTCCTCTTTGGCTCTCGCGGCCGCGCCCAATCCGAGCGGATATATTTTACGCGCATAGATCTGCACGGCGCCGCGCGCCTCATAAAGCCGCACGCTGCCCGAAACCACGACGCGATCGCCGACCGCCGGCCAGAGGAGCGTCCCCGCCGCGTCGCCGCGGAACATCACGCAGGGCATCGAAGCGTTCTGCCCTTTCAGGACGAAATAAACGTGCCCGGAGACGTGACGTTTGAAATCGGTCAGTTCGCCTTCGACAACGAGATGGGCGAGCGTCTCGTCGTAGTCGAGCAGATTTTTTACCCGCAGAGCGACCTCGTCTACGGTCAGAGGCGCGGCGTCTTTTTTGACGCGAACGGGACCGTAACGGATCATAACAGAGAAAGGCCCTTGACGATACGAGACAGGACGCCGTTGACGAAACGAGGCGAATCGTCGCTGCCGTACTCTTTGGCCAGCAGCACGGCTTCGCTGAGCGCGACGCCGACCGGGACTTTTTTCGCGATCACGGCCTCGTACAGCGCCAGGCGGATGATCGTGCGGTCCACCAGGCTCATGCGCTCGGTCTTCCATTCGGTCGAGTACGTTCCGATCAAGGCGTCGATCTCAGCAAGGGCGCCGCGCACGGAACAGGCGCGCTCGCAGGATCGGCGATAGGCCGCCAAGGGAACCCGCGATACCCCGATTTCCTCGTCGGCGCCGGCTTCCCCGCTTTCAGCTTCAGCGCCGTTTTCCGCCGCGGCTTCCGGCTCGACGAAAAGCTCTTCCAGAAACGCTTCGATCTCACGCTGGTCAAGCTTCTTTCCGCCCAGAGAATCCAGCGCGCACAGAATTTGGAAAAGGCGCACCCGCGCCGCATGAAGCGATTCCTGTATGTTGTCTTTATTCGTCACCATTGGGGACCTCTTTTCAAAAAGGGCAAAAGATTCTGCAGCTTGGCCCAGCCTCCGCCGGAAATAAGCCACGACGAAAGCAGCCACGTGCCGCATCCTAAACCGACGTAAACGGCAAAGCCTCCCCACGAAAGGGCAAAAAAGGCAAACACGCCGCAGGCGCAGTTGATCCAGAACGCAGGCTGCCCGCAGAGAGAATGCTCCAGGTAGGGCGACTCGGCGAGAAAGCGGCTCTGTCTGATCCACTGCAATCTGGGCAGCTCCATCCCCATGGCGCGCAGGTCCTCGGTGATGGCCTTGGCGCGGCGCATATCGTCCTCGCGGCTCCAGAACTCGCGCTTGTCGTTGATCACGACAAGACACAAACGATCGTGCGCGCGCAGTCTGACCGCGCTGCACTGGACTCCCTGGGGAAGATGGCGGGAAACGAGAGAGAGCACCGCCTGCGTATCCACTTTGATAAATCCATAGGGCGTACGCCCAAAATCCTGATACGTCGCGCATGCCTCCTTTCTCTACGACAGCAGCCGGCCCGAAGACGAGCCGGCTGTTATGTTACTCTCCGGCAGTGGTCACCGCTGCCTTTGCTCCAGTTTCTCCCGTTCCTTGCTCTTCTTTTGGGGCCTGTTCGCCGAAATAAACTCCCTGGACAAAAATGTTCACGGCCTTGACTTCGTAGCCGGTCGAACTCTCCAGCTCCTTTTTCAGGAATTCCTGCAAATCCCAAGCCACGTCCGGAATACGAAGCCCGTAGCGAACGAGGACGTAGGCGTCGACGGAGATCTGCGACTGCGTCCCTTCTTCGAGCGAAACGCGCACGCCCTCGGGATTTTTTCGTCCCAGTCCCAGCACCGACATGCCGGCGTTCGCCGGCACCACCGAGGAAACCCGCGCCAGCGCCCGACGGGCGATTTCCTGAACGACGTCTTCGGAGATGTGGAGCAGGCCGTCGGTCGACTTCGGGTCCTCCTCGCGGGCTTCCTCTACGGCGCGTTCCAGGTCGAAATCGGATTTGTAGAGCGGCTCGGACGTCTGGTCCAGCTCGTCAATCGGCGTCATGATCCTCCGCCTCTAAATCCACGTCGACCTTTTCCCCGCAGTCGGGACACTCAACGCAGTGATCGTCGGGGGAAAGCATGGACGTTTGGCAGTAAAAATGCAGGCCGCAGGACGGACAGGCGACTTCCGTGTAATCGTCTTCGAGAGACGCTTCGTCTTCGTCGAGTTCTTCGTCGATGCCCAGACGCGATTCGACGTCGGACAGATCGGCGTCGAGCTCGCCGCAGATCGAATAGAGGTCGTCAGCCGCGCTCCGCTGCTCCTCCAGCTGTTTTTTCAGCTCGCCGTTCTCGTCCGCCAACGCCTCCAGCGCCTCGACGACGGCATTAAAGAGAGAAAGCGCGAGCTTGTCTTCCGGCTTGCCGGCGTCGAGAAGTCCCTTGACATAGGCGATCTTTTCACGTGCGCTCATTGCGGATCTCTCCTTTGTGAAAAACAGGTTCGAAACAGTCTTTCCGTACAGGCTGAAAGACGCAGTTTCCAGTTCTTCTTAAATAAAATATAAAATGTTCCACGTGGAACACTTCAATTATTTTTTCACTCGTTCGACGTATTCGCCGGTGCGGGTGTCGACGACGACGCTCTCGCCGTTCATGACGAACATCGGCACCGTGATGACCAAGCCCGTCTCCATCGTGGCCGGCTTGCCGCCGCCGGCGGCCGTGTCGCCCTTGAAGTTCGGCTGCGTGTCGACGATCTTCAGCACCACGCTGTTGGGCAGCGTGATCCCCATGACCTTGCCCTCGTACATGTCGAGACTGACTTCGAGATTGTCCGTCAGATAATTGAGCGCCGGACCGAGAGCTTCCTTGGTCAGATAGACTTCCTCGTAGCTTTCCATGTCCATGAAGACGTAGTGGTCGCCGTCTTTGTAGCTGTACTGAGCGGGTTTCTCGTCAAAGACGATGCGTTCGAATTTATCGTTGCCGGACACGAAGCTGTTTTCGGAAATGCTGCCCGTGTCGAGATTGCGCAGTTTGCATTTGAGCACGGCGCCGCCGCGCCCCTTCATGTGATGCTGACAGTCCACCACTTCCCACAGACCGCCCTGCCATTTCAGTTTCATGCCAGGGTAAAATTTACTCGTATCGACGATATCAGCCATTTGTTACGTACCCTCCCGAGAATCTGTTTCTCTGCCGCGAATGCAGACAGCCATGACGTTTAATTCTAATGTGTTTTCACTCCATTTGCAAGAGCGTGTGTCGTCGTTCAACGATAATGCCGCGCGTAAGCTCCGACGGCGGACGATTCCGCCGGGACGCACCGGGGGCCGTTCATAAAAGGGAAGCGGGCCCGTGGAAGCGCGCAGGCCCGCTTGGGAGCGCCCATGAAGGCGCGGCGTTATGGAAAAACAAAAAAA
This sequence is a window from Pyramidobacter sp. YE332. Protein-coding genes within it:
- the ruvX gene encoding Holliday junction resolvase RuvX is translated as MPRIICLDVGTVRIGVAVSDPLGMFAQGIAVWKAEGPWMDELERAFERYDTGCLLVGLPIREDGTIGPSAQRVQDVVKAIQRRFPMIAVKYWDERYSTCTATGYLLEGNVSRRKRKQSVDKIAAAVILQSYMDAKGADRF
- the mutL gene encoding DNA mismatch repair endonuclease MutL, producing MGIHRLPDGLSRKIAAGEVIERPLSVVKELIENSLDAGATAIDVELGQGGKVLISVKDNGGGIVPEELPLAVEKHATSKISSEADLEAISTLGYRGEALSSVCAVSHFEIYSRCPELTEGASLHYENGVPRVTAVPLRPGTTVVVKDLFYNLPARRKFLKTAAAEFRRISRLVQDYAFAYPAVAFSLVHDGKSVFKSSGGGSVEKLLAQMWGDEPEIRASAFEAAASAVRLWWQDLGPQSRFQLISFVNGRRVSDAVIRSAIQGFHWATRGNWLVMLSLPAEDVDVNVHPAKSEILFRRSGEVYDLIRKAAERLAKGFSDAPIRGRGDRMPFSSPPFDALAESFSVGGPTAPGGSTAWRRLPEREPHPFSRLEEPVFRAASPNAFAARGSQEASGERLPFASYRQTVSVPPSGDMSAAESAAPDGKLYLAQLPQGYLVFSTPDGLLIVDPHAAHERVNYERILKACADPRGQEKLIMPIPLPPTLKDDAMANREKLAELNFAIDEDGSLSQLPMHAKVAGVSPVDLLRSALNAIEERQEHSDSLVNVFATKACKASVKLTTRLEAAEAYQLLAELERCDQPNACPHGRPTVLRLTGSALDKHFGRLGL
- the mutS gene encoding DNA mismatch repair protein MutS; translated protein: MTEPKAPVQQIPAKMTPMLEQYFYWKNKYPDCVLFFRMGDFFECFFDDAKLVSRELDIALTARDSNRNMPMAGVPHHAVDQYAARLIEKGYKIAVCEQMTPPDGRTLVEREVVKILTPGTFIPEEGPVNSSLASLLLGHDQWTVGFLTPSASTVQVGTFPPQEAWSVLLSFAPREILIPRGRGYREKVEAHPGWSYSEMSAEDFDPEIGLARLCQLWNVNSLEGFGLRRGDPRIGAVSALVSYAEETSFSKAAHIRSISQILPEGFMHLDWHTQNNLDLWGGEASLFECMNECATPFGKKLLHDWLARPLCSIERIDERLDSVQELYDHEDVSRSLAELLGKCRDVERAIARLHMKSANPRDLGAIRDTLDVHPEINAALGEMCRSVALPAPGELEGLRARLDRFLLPELPRALSFGAIAAPGCDEELDQWRSLGDSGDAWLDDFAEREKKRIGLTKLKVGYNKVYGFYIEISRAKAENAEIPPEYVRKQTLVNAERYISPELKEYEERRLQADSKIAEIEQRIFDELTAACLERTDAIQRLGRALSQLDVLNSFARTARERGYCRPEVVEERVLEIREGRHPMVERALRGQPCIPNDLKMDLTRRTAIVTGPNMAGKSTYLRMAAILQIMAQAGSYVPAASARLPLTDRLFTRIGARDELARGNSTFMVEMMETANILHNVTARSEVILDEIGRGTSTYDGMSIAWSVIEYLHNLCGVQPFVLFATHYHELTDLEKTMPGLFNLSMGVEETDEGVRFLHKIQPGPADRSYGIEVARIAGLPRVVLKRAHEILERLESEPPGGAAIRTVLRRRRR